The sequence TAGCACTCATAGTCATAGTCATAGTAACAGAAGGAACATAAAAGTAGTAAATAGGAAAAAGGCAACCCCGGCCAATCTCAATGAAGCAGGTCTATGGAGCTAGTGATGGATTGGTTGGAGGACTCAGCTCTGAGATGGGCTGTGTTGCAGGAAACCCCCTCCAACTCTCTCAACGTGGTGTAAGGACTGCCTATTCGGAGGTCCGTAAGCATTTGGCGGAGGTCAGAAGCTTCTTCCTTGAGCCTCACATTCTCTTGAAGAACCCGGTCATGGCACTCCGACACATGGTTCAACTTGTCTATGAGGCTGTGATTCTCATTTCTGAGACGGACGACCTGCGACCAGAGCTCATCCAGGTGCTTCTGTTTCCGCATCCTTGACCTGCGAGCAGATTCTCTATTAGATATCATTCTTCTCTGCTTCCTTTCATCTATGATGCTGAGTTGATGCTCCTCGGCTTCATCTGAAGTAGAGTTATTGCTCAGGCTTGACGACTGTGGGGTGAATTCATGAATAGGAGGGATCTGAGAAGTGGTTAGGTTGCTTAAATATCCACCAAAATGGAGGGTTGGCGTGTTGCCATACGTCATGCCGAAGTTGGCAGGAAAGGGAGTTGGATTCTCAGGAGCCATATAGTGGATTCCTGTGAATTCACCTGGAAGCATGGCTGGACTTGAACTTTAGAGAGGAGATACCTGAAAGGATTACTTGCAGAGATTGTTGAGAGGATAGGAGACGACAGCATGAGGAATGGAGGGAATTTATAGGAGAAAAAGGTTTAAGAGAGGTGGGCCAGTTTCAGCAACAAAGAAGAACAGTGTCAGGGGCTTACAATTACCAAGTgcaaaattcaatcaaattattGGAACAACACGTCATATATGTGTGTGGAATGTATGCATGTAGTGATTAGATGTGTATCCAAAATTATCTATGACCTACTTTTTAGCATTCTTATGAATAAAAGCCCACGAGCAAAGGTCATGGGATggtaacatgtatatatatatctatatattatgCATGACTACTCTtcatttccatatatatatatatatatatataaatggattATATTCTGAGATCTTCAAATTGTAGAGGCCACATATAATGCTCAGAATAAGAAAGTTTGCAATGTGGGGATGTCAATTATTTTGATGGGGAATGGTTCAGAAGATGAGAGCAGTGAAAGCAAAATGAGAAGTGGCGTTGAAGTCAAATAGCTGGAAGAGAAATCTCTGGGGGGAGCCTACCCAATTTCAAATCATATTAAGACTCATAAAACTGACAGCCAATAATACCATATTGAATTGTGAcgtagcaaaaaaaaaatggaaatgattaaataaaattgagttttgattatgatttttgtaataattgTGATGACTCAATGTGCACTTCAGACAGGGATTGGAGGGACCCATCATAAGACTGTTATCCAAATAGTTAACATCTGAGTACCCACGTGGATCCCAGGCATCTCATATTTTCTAAAGCTGCCATTGAGCTgaattgagaaaagaaaagaaaaaaaacataagacaTATTATGCAAATCCTTCTGCTTACTAGGCCCTCTTCTCACTCTTCCGTTTTGTTCACTTAGTTTTACCTTTGCTGGGAGGTTATCATTTATGGGCCTCAGGTCAGTTTTCCGGCCAAACTGATGGACATGATCAGAGATTTAGACAATTGTGAATAATATGCAGATTTGTGAACTTGAGGTTATCATATTTTTGTCCTATAATGTCATATAGgacaaaaatatgatataatgaCACTTTTTCACATACAGGCTCTCCTGGGTTTATTAATCTGCACCATTACGTTAGGGCCTGACCAAATAGTACATGCCCCTTCCCGTTTGTGAGTGTTTTTGACCCCTTCATTCCAAACCAGCCATTGGCACCTCCCTCTGAACTAAGAAGACAGTGTCGAATAATTAATTGACTTTTGTCGTTTGTTGATACAGCGCTACATACTatcttttaaaactattttccattGTGACCCACTTGGAATAATTTTATAAGGAAAAGATGATAATAGAAGAGTTGATGATACCCCAACAAAGAAGTTGTGGCAAATCTTAGAGGTAGCAACTTGCAGACGCATATGGTTTGACATATACACATTTGTTAATGGAGTTCAATACTCTATCTCTAAACTTCTTTCTTCCAATAATTTATCAGATTATAGTGTTGGTGGTTTCCATTACAGAACTTTGGCTTTGGTGTACTAACAGATAAGAGttagaaataaataatgaatgagATTACAGAACTTTGGCTTTGGTGTACCAACAGATCAGAGttagaaataaataatgaatgagCTTCCGTGTAGCTATTCTACAGAAGCATAGGAAGCTAAATGGAAACTGAACTCCTCTATTTTATTGTGTATTACTTTTACTTTCACGTATATTAATAAATGTGGCATGAAACTGTCACTGAGAATGCGGCCATGGAGAAAAGGTTGCTatcttcaaaattgaaatagTCATATTATGGAATCAATTTCATTATTCAATTACCTTGGAGAATCCAAACGTCCCTAGGGACATGTGTTAGGCTGGTCATACCAGCAAAACAAGTGTAAAGGTAGCCGTGAAAAACTCATTCTCTTCCAAACTCACCACTATgtattagtttaaaatattgGGGTGCTTCTGGGGGCCAActttaaagaaaaagtaaggGTTTTCTTGAGTTGACAACATATGGCTTTCCTTAGCCACTTGTGTACTAATCAACTTGCTCCTTCACAGGATGGGTAATAAACCAAACTTCCTCAAAATGTTTCTGTTCTTTCTAGAGTGGGATTAGTTTAAGAAAGGCAAGTTGCAGAGAACCCCAAATTAAAAGAGAGATTGTGTGCGGTACATTTTTTCTTTGGACACACAATATTTgctggtaaaaaaaaattgttttttatcgATTTCAATCATTATTAATGAAACAAAACTTGCCATTATCGTCAAGAGAATTTGTTTGATCACTTGGAAGAGTTCAAGAACATAGACTCCCATTAGAATTTCTAAGACACTCAAAAACGTCTTTGTttctttatattcattttttgtgATGGTCTAGAGAACGAGTCACTGAACTTGTATCAATCTATCTTAATTTGGGGGTTTGTTAACCTAACTACACCCTACTTCTACAACAAACCTCACAAGAGAAGTTGGACATGACACAACGCACCAGTATCAAATTAATcttctgaagaaaaaaatcagcAATAATTGGACAGGCCATGGATGCAATAGATGGCATCTATGTACTCCATCACATATAAACCACATAAGGAAGATCGGTGTGGAGTCATCTCTAATTCCAAGGGCTCAATAAGTGGCTGCCCACCGGTTGAAAAACCTTATTAATAGTTTTGGTGAATGAACCTTATTATACCTTGCAATAGGGTATTCGTTAGCCCTGCAAGCTCTAGCCCATGGTTTTGGGGTTGAAGTAAATGAGCCTGTCACGCTTTCAACTAGTGGGAGGTGGAAGTATGAATTAATCCGCAGGAAAAAGACTAGACTACATGATTAATGTCTTAAGAAGTTTGTTCATGTACGTCATTTTGGTGTTGTTAATTGATTTGGTTATCATTATGAACCAATTGGGAATAAATAAGACTGGATCTTGCTGCTCAAATATATAGGTGTCCTACATTAATCTATACCTAAAAATATGTCCCATCAACTCaaactttggaattgattttGTCCTCTCTTTATTTActgctagaaaaaaaaaaggttggatGACCGATTAAGGAAAAAATGTGACCACATACATATAATCTCTATTATTCGCCTCATTGCTTGGTCTAATGCCTAACTAGGACTTGACTACGGCTAAAATGCAGACAATGAAGGAAGGGTGACCCCCTCAGCACCACAGAAGTGAAGAAAATGCTAGGTACGGAGGGGGACTGGATTTAACTGCTACCATTTTGGTATGATACATCATATAGAGGCCAACAAGAGACATAAAAGAAATGGTCGCATGATAGAATATTGTGGTGATGGTTGTGGGGCGCCCGCGCGTGGGTGCCTTGTGCACCAACCCACCATCCAATTGCACAGCCCGTCAACTCAGTCATAAAGCCCTTACCCCACcctccctttctcttttttatgtATGTGTATGAATTCTAATTAAGGCCCGGTGCTTTGTTTGGTATTGAAAATGAGCATATAAAGCTATTATTATCCCACTATTGACAATTGTCTCATGAAATTCTCTAAACTTTTGGCTCACCTTTCTTATCTGGGAATATATGAAATTCTCCACTCCACTACCAGCAATATATGACTTGCCATATTATCCACTTCTCTCTTATCTGGGAACAAATTTTGTGAACATGTTACATGCCATTTTTATGTCACTATTTTGAGTGGGTCAGTCAGTTTCCAATAGTTCtctctttatttaatttgttcaaAATAAAGCAAAAGGGTAAAACTCTCTTGCTATAGCCTATCGACTCTTGTTATGATCTGGATTTTGGTAAAGAAATCGCACTAATTCCATGGCCTGCAGTGCTCCTTTCCTGATCACTCAATATTGTGAACAGTACTAATCCatccaaattattaaattctctTGCTTGACGTGTCATTTTATAAGATGTCACTCATGAAACTTCCATGAAACTACCGGTCACCACATCGATATCTCCCTTTCAAGACTTTTAAGTTTCCCATCATGGACAAGCAATTCTTTGGGTACCGTCACCTGTACCATGTGTGCTTTGTCTCCACTTTCCTCCCACTCAAACAACccaactttctttctttccattccAATTCTCTCATGAGGTCATCAACGTTTTACACTGATTGGTTCAATAAGGATAagctcatcatcatcatctaacATTCCTCTTCTgcttaattttatattctttgcTTTACAATAACATACCTAGTTTTTACAATACtggtttcattttaaattttaaatccccTCACAGCATAGCTCTTTGTGATGTATAATTGTTCTTGTATAAAGTAATGGCTGATGGTGCAATTTTAAATACAACTGACTTGCACGCATGTTTATGCTTCCTTAAGTTTATTAAGGTCGTAATCCACTACCAATATGTGGATGTTAAAGCGTGTTTAATTAGGTATATGTTATTTAagtattgattttcttttgaagcaTTGCATCTGCATCTATAATTAGGACTTGATGTTAATGTTAGCTGCTGTTACGTGTTTCTCTGTGAAAGCTCCAAGTCTAGCCAGCAAGAGGAGCCATTCATCATTGTTTGATATATACTTCATTATCATTTGCTACCTAGTACACCCTCATCAAATAGGAGTGTTGCAAAACTTGCAACCAGTGCTTGTGCCACAGTCATCAATCTCTATCTGCTTTGATGTTCATACATCAGTGGAAAATGATAATATGTCGACCTTCCTAGACCTATTTTGTAATTAAGTTCCCAATCACAAAACCTAAGCCCTTTTCAAAAGTTGGTTGGTTGGGACCTGTTGTGATGATCCCAGTCATTTTTATGTGGTATATTAAAAATTGGAGCTCAATAAATGAGGATGAACTAATCATCTTAATCTATTATTTGAAGCGTACTCCTGTAGAAACACTCCCTTTCTTCCAATCAGATTGGTGAGTTCTGCGATGACATCAAATACATAACCTGCACTATATAACATCAGGACATGGGAAATGCCCAATGCTTTGCTTATCGTCATCTTTGAACCTAATTAACCAAAAGTGGAATGATTGCATGTCAATTTCAAAGCTTTTTAGTGCTCCCATTAATTACAAATGTATATGTAATCACCTCATAAGTCACTAAAACTTTGAATGGTTGAAAGAAATAGACTTATAGAGTTAATTCCAAAGCCTGCAGACCAGTTAaaccaaactaaagaaagagaaaaacttTATTAATTTGTTGAAGTGTAATCTCCATGTATCCAACCTTGCTTATCGGTTTCAGACTTCTTTAAAGATTGATAATGTTTGTAAGTTGGACAGGGTACTTCTGTACTTCATTAAGGCTGCAATTGGTACTTTCTAAAAGTATTTTGCAATGTGTActttctaaaagtatttttggaaACATGTTTCAGAAAACATCCACTGCTCGTATGCTTTGAGTACCTTTTTATGCTCTCTGATTGAAGCTTGAAATATGAGATGTGCCCAAGGAAAATAGACTTTACATGGCGGACAACATTGTCACTAAAAACTCCCCCAAACCATCGGC is a genomic window of Vitis riparia cultivar Riparia Gloire de Montpellier isolate 1030 chromosome 1, EGFV_Vit.rip_1.0, whole genome shotgun sequence containing:
- the LOC117921748 gene encoding basic leucine zipper 43, translated to MLPGEFTGIHYMAPENPTPFPANFGMTYGNTPTLHFGGYLSNLTTSQIPPIHEFTPQSSSLSNNSTSDEAEEHQLSIIDERKQRRMISNRESARRSRMRKQKHLDELWSQVVRLRNENHSLIDKLNHVSECHDRVLQENVRLKEEASDLRQMLTDLRIGSPYTTLRELEGVSCNTAHLRAESSNQSITSSIDLLH